The DNA region AATCTTCAGTCTCATCTCATGCCCCGCTTAAACGTAGAATCGATAGCCGTCGGAAATTTCCATGCCCAGCTGATTGTTGCGGTTGACGAAATCCTCAAGGAACTCGTGCAACCCTTGGTCCATGACGTCCTTGATCTGCCTCGTTTGCAATGACGTCCGGATGGCGTCAGCGGTATCGTGAGCCGACAGCCGTTCGCCGCCGTAACTGCTTGATATGTAGCCGAGGTTGCTGACGATCTTTTCGTAGCAATAGGCCAGCGACCGCGGCATCTGGCCATTCAAGATCAGGAAGTCGGCGATATTGGCCGCCTTGTATTCCTCGTCATAGGCCCAGCTGTAGGAACGGTGCGCTGAAACCGACCGCAGGATCGATTCCCACTGGACGTTGTCGATCGAGGACCCCACCTGCGAGATGGATGGCAGCAGCACGTAATATTTGACGTCCAGAATGCGGCTCGTATTGTCCGCCCGCTCGATGAAGGTGCCGATGCGCGCGAAGTTATAGAGCTCGTTTCTCAGCATCGAGCCATGAAAGGCCCCGCGGATAAGGCCTGCGCGCCGCTTGATGACATCGATGACCTCGGGCATCTCGGCCGCCTTGAGGCGCTTGGAAAGCAGGGCCTTGAGCTCGATCCAGCATTCGTTGGTTGCCTCCCAGGTCTCGCGGGTCAGCGCCGTGCGCACCATGCGGGCGTTGTTGCGGCCGGAATCGATGCAGGACATCACGCTCGACGGATTGGAAAGGTCACGCAGCAGATAGTCGATCGCATCGGCCCTGGTGAGCTTGGCGTGCCCTTCGTCGTAGGCTTCGCGGACGCCAGCGCTCTGCAGAACACCATCCCAGTCATCATCGCCTGTGCCGCTTCGGGTCAGCGACATGCGCAGGCCGGCATCGATAAGACGCGCGATATTCTCGCCGCGCTCGATGTAACGGAACATCCAGTAGAGTCCGTTTGCAGTTCTTCCGAGCATCAATCCTCCAATACCCAAGTGTCTTTGGTACCGCCGCCCTGGCTCGAATTGACGACCAGCGAGCCCTGCTTTAGCGCCACGCGGGTCAACCCGCCCGGAATGATCTGAACTTTGTCGGAAACCAGCACATAGGGCCGCAGGTCCACGTGACGCGGCGCAATCCCCTTGTTGACGAGGATCGGCACCGTAGAGAGCGAAAGCGTCGGCTGGGCGATGTAGTTGTTCGGCCGGGCCTTCAGCTTTTCTGCAAAGTCGACCCGCTCCTTCTTCGAGGCCGTCGGGCCGACTAGCATGCCGTAGCCGCCGGAGCCGTGCACCTCCTTCACGACGAGTTCTTCGAGGTGCTCCAGCACATATTTCAGGCTGTCTGCCTCTGAGCAGCGCCATGTCGGCACGTTTTCGAGAAGCGCCTTCCGGCCGGTATAGAATTCGACGATCTCCGGCATATAGGAATAGATCGCCTTGTCGTCGCAGATACCGGTGCCCGGCGCGTTGGCGATGGTGATGTTGCCGGAGCGGTAGACATCCATTATGCCCGGAATGCCGAGCGCGGAATCGGCACGGAATGTCAGCGGGTCGAGGAAGTCGTCATCGACGCGGCGGTAAAGCACGTCGATCGCCTCATAGCCGCGGGTGGTGCGCATCTTCACCTTGCCGTCGATGACACGCAGGTCCGCTCCTTCGACCAATTCCACGCCCATCATGTCGGCGAGAAACGAATGTTCGTAATAGGCGGAATTGTAGATGCCGGGCGTCAGCACGGCGACGCGCGGCTTGCCCTTGCAGCCGGGAGGCGCGAGCGAGGCAAGCGATTGGCGCAGCAGATACGGATAATCCTCGACACGCTGGACCTTGTTCTCGTGGAAGAGTTCCGGGAACATCTGCATCATGGTTTCCCGGTTTTCCAGCATATAGCTGACGCCGGACGGCGTGCGGGCATTATCTTCCAGGACGTAGAACTGATCCTCTCCGGTGCGCACGATGTCGGTGCCGACGATATGCGTATAGACGCCACCGGGCGGACGGAAACCGATCATCTCGGAAAGGAACGTGTCGTTCTTCTCGATCAGCTCACGCGGAATGCGGCCGGCGCGGATAATCTCCTGCTTGTGGTAGATGTCGTCGAGGAAGGCGTTGAGAGCAATCACCCGCTGCTCGATACCCTGAGCGAGCTTGCGCCATTCGCGGCCGGAGATAATGCGCGGGATGATGTCGAACGGAATGAGCTTTTCGGAAGAGTCCTCGTGCCCATAAACGGCGAAGGTGATGCCGGTTTTCCGGAAGATGTTTTCCGCGTCGCGGGATTTGGCAATCAGATGCGCCCTGTCTTGGGCATTGTACCATTCGAAATATTTTTCATATGGCTGACGGGGATTTTCATCCCCGGTGATCATTTCATCAAATGCCAAAGGTGTGGCTCCCCTTCTTTTTGTTCATTTGAATACAATGCAAAAGGCAATGCAAGAACCATGCACAGTTCGAAGAGAAGATTCCTAAAATCGTCAACAGCGCCAAAAACAGGCAAAAAACCGGTATTTAGGCAGCCATGCCGCGAGCACGTGAACGGATGGTCTAGCGGGCACGGCCAAAAAGTGGGCATGTGATTATTTTCCGCTCGCCCCGCCGACTCAAATCACGCCAGTGGGGTTTTGCTTGCGCGGTGTGCCGCCGGTAGTCCCCTCAGTCCTGCCCGGGGCCGCCGGCGTTGACGATGTCCTCGTCGATTACGGCAAGCGCCCGGTTCAGATGTCCTTCGAAGACGAGGTTCTGCTCGTCCGCGACCACTCTCAGTTCCGGCATGCCTTCCATGCGCACGACATGCGATTGCCCAAGGCCCTCCTCGATCCCCTGCCGCAGAAGATCGTAGTAGCGCGTGCCCGGCCCGGTGATTGCGACCGGCATGCGCTCCGTCAGGCTCAGCACGCGCGACAGCCCGTTGCCGAGCGCAAGGCCCGCCTGGCGGAAGGCGAAGGC from Rhizobium sullae includes:
- a CDS encoding alpha-E domain-containing protein, yielding MLGRTANGLYWMFRYIERGENIARLIDAGLRMSLTRSGTGDDDWDGVLQSAGVREAYDEGHAKLTRADAIDYLLRDLSNPSSVMSCIDSGRNNARMVRTALTRETWEATNECWIELKALLSKRLKAAEMPEVIDVIKRRAGLIRGAFHGSMLRNELYNFARIGTFIERADNTSRILDVKYYVLLPSISQVGSSIDNVQWESILRSVSAHRSYSWAYDEEYKAANIADFLILNGQMPRSLAYCYEKIVSNLGYISSSYGGERLSAHDTADAIRTSLQTRQIKDVMDQGLHEFLEDFVNRNNQLGMEISDGYRFYV
- a CDS encoding circularly permuted type 2 ATP-grasp protein, which encodes MAFDEMITGDENPRQPYEKYFEWYNAQDRAHLIAKSRDAENIFRKTGITFAVYGHEDSSEKLIPFDIIPRIISGREWRKLAQGIEQRVIALNAFLDDIYHKQEIIRAGRIPRELIEKNDTFLSEMIGFRPPGGVYTHIVGTDIVRTGEDQFYVLEDNARTPSGVSYMLENRETMMQMFPELFHENKVQRVEDYPYLLRQSLASLAPPGCKGKPRVAVLTPGIYNSAYYEHSFLADMMGVELVEGADLRVIDGKVKMRTTRGYEAIDVLYRRVDDDFLDPLTFRADSALGIPGIMDVYRSGNITIANAPGTGICDDKAIYSYMPEIVEFYTGRKALLENVPTWRCSEADSLKYVLEHLEELVVKEVHGSGGYGMLVGPTASKKERVDFAEKLKARPNNYIAQPTLSLSTVPILVNKGIAPRHVDLRPYVLVSDKVQIIPGGLTRVALKQGSLVVNSSQGGGTKDTWVLED